Proteins from one Rhizoctonia solani chromosome 5, complete sequence genomic window:
- a CDS encoding methyltransferase domain protein, with translation MSGNLSKSMRENYDTHGVDEYYKIVGSSYRNPHFPGIKLCMNIFMNNTSTDLVIRAYWFATLHAGGIGEVTIALQEWWTTCQTQNQSTPSAPARPAVPRPVVSPPRPVVVPLRPAVSPPIPTSSRAQPLAFPRISSVEPPLRIVATDPYTSDAYRTRTGLPCIPMSFHDVAVEGLPDASKVSFEEIESELKGEEKVDVADKDETVNADHGEATTATVEDSHPEDREIYDLVICSFALHLLTTPGSLYELLSTLSCGARWLVVLEPHKKPEIKEGWGWTLWDVTVWQEAQGREGEFVKESTNL, from the exons ATGAGCGGAAACTTGTCCAAATCTATGCGCGAAAACTATGATACCCATGGAGTAGACGAG TACTACAAAATTGTCGGATCATCGTATCGCAACCCTCACTTTCCGGGTATCAAACTATGTATGAACATTTTTATGAACAA TACCAGCACAGACCTAGTGATAAGGGCGTATTGGTTTGCGACCTTGCATGCGGGAGGTAT CGGTGAAGTCACCATCGCACTCCAAGAATGGTGGACTACTTGCCAAACTCAGAACCAGTCCACCCCGAGCGCACCTGCTCGTCCAGCTGTACCTCGCCCAGTCGTATCCCCTCCTCGTCCAGTCGTGGTACCCCTCCGCCCGGCCGTTTCTCCACCCATTCCGACCTCTTCCCGGGCACAACCCCTTGCGTTCCCACGCATAAGCTCCGTTGAACCTCCACTTCGAATCGTTGCCACTGATCCA TATACATCAGATGCGTACCGTACTCGAACGGGTCTTCCGTGTATCCCGATGAGCTTTCACGATGTGGCTGTGGAAGGTCTGCCTGACGCTTCAAAGGTGTCGTTTGAGGAGATCGAGAGTGAACTAAAAGGGGAAGAAAAGGTGGACGTAGCCGATAAAGATGAAACAGTAAACGCAGATCATGGGGAAGCTACGACGGCGACTGTGGAGGATTCTCATCCTGAGGACCGAGAGATCTATGATCTCGTGATATGTTCTTTTGCGCTTCACCTTTTAACCACCCCCGGATCATTATATGAACTTCTTTCTACGTTGTCGTGTGGAGCGAGGTGGCTAGTCGTTCTAGAACCCCACAAGAAACCCGAG ATCAAGGAAGGGTGGGGATGGACGCTGTGGGATGTTACGGTGTGGCAGGAAGCACAAGGAAGAGAGGGTGAATTTGTGAAAGAGAG TACCAATTTGTAG
- a CDS encoding cell division control protein 25, producing MNDETEGPPSFWVRAVYDYQSTDDSSLSFSRGDIVEVLGTLPSGWWDGLIGNERGWFPSNFVVTIPDSEAEAELAARGGAIDVDPANLESDSEWVQDELEHVADAAIPIDFAGARDDLWLPEVQPNGQIVYVNGAGQRRTDLPDADTDDMTPQPVTVPSPSGRPSRPRANTATTQSSVGGFGFVRRTGTPEPWIKRLTDDGHAFFYENTETGEIMWSRPEVARGISAQQSLASSASGLDLRARYRVAESAPEDEMDAAASTEDEDMGIIMPHSNTNRLSVYSDASEVNPRFDIDFPLPSSLPTATNQADTEPHIDPAEVQRRLAPPDLDTIEALAGVAKNAITAVSQCMQIPIQDHTQPHAPLVARVIIAVRNLLYVSGTLASAPEVLSPLLGEPAESRPDAHPPLAHLKQYQRKVTATLSKLVLSARAADSGEDDANARSRVAIDAGELERAVDRFVAEARDRPLTRTLRGVLSPTHIGKGAPGGGIAGQWRGSGFIERVAKALTPEACDEIRVLGQDLETNLVSVQQGVNNIREETGPDEIKPEDGVSTIITRGRAAITSLCAFLNAAEELDVAGKVGKDIETRRGLVRKSALEQQGLGRMKSRDGLRRAGSKDELRRVGRVGSRDQMRRMGSRDELRRIGSREELGRLSRPASRGKLSRMNSQEQFPHPPPPPPHMSRQASRDQLAPTLTSPLILSRPGSRDQLALSRSASRDKLTQSRPASFNAKGRLDTSQDVRNAVRRLEVTKQALYDAGVTLLLASQTVHVAVLRSAGSAPAPPKVATRGVDTNALNLVSLSISTIRENQREMTDLLDALAKTDGPEFYVSRETKRDTLMSSTNYSQSYRTTTDTDMYSRTDTYPSSIRSPVDDHLATLYGGDGSTFGDSIYGAEFGAGVGRDRVDSVGRDSRFDSIGRDSRFDSIGRDGLNDAPGSYGRAYPERGVWDKTHPGEKPRQPLKHLDSAVSLPQSDLSTESLGYAPQGQGNYSRSGTALGKTRPDSLDLLSDAESDVEKDGHGNRGPPRVNNKILKLLGDDAAAELARSGGAITPTPIVDTTPWYLKPTYNDPSQILFNTDGGVRGGTLPALVERLTMHDQMDSTFIDAFLMTYKSFTTIHELFQLLVERFRIQPPEGLAPAELDEWVEKKQKPVRVRVVNIFKKMLLDPSVIDKEDSSILNNIRSFASEIMRDVTPAEQLIMFVDRIQKQGDSLGRKYTVTTTSAVPTPLVPKSGKRLKLLDIDPLELARQLTLLESKQYNAIKPIECLARARDEPAENDSIKTIITTTNKIASWVAFSVLDKDEPRRRGNTIKHFIHVAERCRALHNYSTMAALIAGLNSPPIRRLKRTWDSVPAKITAILDDVEGTLDSGKNFTAYKQRLKTVDTACVPFLGVYLTVLTFIQDGNKDFISKEQGIINFGKRQKAAEVIREIQSYQAKQYQLAIVDQIQTFIEDSLGNVDEKADYWETSMLLEPREREDEKMTRMLQESGFL from the exons ATGAACGACGAGACGGAAGGGCCGCCCTCGTTTTGGGTGCGGGCCGTATACGACTACCAATCTACCGATGACTCATCCTTATCTTTCTCTCGCGGCGACATTGTAGAAGTACTGGGCACTCTTCCCAGCGGATGGTGGGACGGACTCATTGGCAACGAGCGTGGCTGGTTCCCCAGCAATTTTGTCGTTACCATTCCCGACTCCGAGGCAGAGGCAGAGCTCGCTGCCAGAGGCGGTGCTATCGACGTTGATCCCGCCAACCTCGAGAGCGATAGCGAGTGGGTCCAGGACGAACTCGAGCATGTCGCCGATGCTGCTATCCCCATTGACTTTGCTGGTGCTCGCGACGATCTCTGGCTGCCCGAAGTACAGCCCAATGGACAG ATTGTATACGTCAACGGAGCGGGTCAACGACGCACGGACCTCCCCGACGCGGACACAGATGACATGACGCCGCAGCCTGTGACGGTGCCGTCGCCGTCTGGACGTCCATCCCGCCCCCGCGCCAACACCGCCACTACCCAGTCCTCGGTCGGTGGATTTGGGTTTGTCCGTCGCACAGGCACCCCCGAGCCCTGGATCAAGCGCCTCACCGACGATGGCCATGCATTTTTCTACGAAAACACCGAAACCGGCGAAATCATGTGGTCTCGTCCCGAAGTCGCACGCGGTATCAGTGCCCAGCAAAGTCTTGCCTCGTCTGCCTCGGGCCTTGACTTGCGCGCCCGCTATCGAGTCGCTGAATCAGCTCCCGAGGACGAAATGGATGCCGCTGCTTCCACCGAGGACGAAGATATGGGCATCATCATGCCCCATTCAAACACCAACCGTCTCAGTGTTTATTCGGATGCGAGCGAAGTCAACCCACGATTCGACATCGACTTTCCTCTTCCTTCCTCTCTTCCCACCGCGACCAATCAAGCCGATACCGAGCCGCATATAGATCCAGCAGAAGTCCAGCGTCGATTGGCTCCCCCCGATCTGGATACCATCGAAGCATTGGCCGGCGTAGCCAAAAACGCAATCACCGCCGTCAGCCAGTGCATGCAAATTCCCATTCAAGACCACACCCAACCCCATGCACCGCTCGTTGCCAGGGTCATTATTGCCGTCCGAAACCTCCTCTACGTATCCGGCACACTTGCTTCCGCACCCGAGGTCCTCTCTCCGCTCCTGGGTGAGCCCGCCGAGTCAAGACCGGACGCTCACCCTCCGTTGGCCCATTTGAAGCAGTACCAGCGCAAAGTTACCGCTACCCTCTCCAAGTTGGTCCTGAGTGCTCGCGCAGCTGATTCGGGCGAGGACGATGCGAATGCGCGTAGTCGCGTTGCCATTGACGCCGGCGAACTCGAACGTGCCGTCGATCGCTTTGTCGCAGAGGCTCGTGATAGACCGTTGACCAGGACATTGCGCGGAGTATTGAGTCCCACACATATTGGGAAAGGAGCACCCGGTGGAGGCATTGCTGGACAGTGGCGCGGATCCGGGTTCATCGAGCGCGTTGCAAAGGCACTTACACCCGAGGCGTGCGATGAAATTCGCGTTCTGGGCCAAGACCTCGAAACCAACCTCGTGAGCGTCCAACAAGGCGTGAATAATATCAGGGAGGAAACCGGTCCGGACGAAATCAAACCTGAAGATGGCGTATCGACGATCATCACGCGCGGGCGTGCGGCGATCACTTCCCTTTGCGCATTTTTGAACGCTGCAGAAGAACTAGACGTGGCGGGCAAGGTTGGAAAGGATATCGAGACCCGGCGCGGGCTGGTTCGCAAGTCTGCGCTTGAACAACAAGGACTGGGGCGGATGAAGAGTCGGGACGGGCTGCGGCGCGCGGGGAGCAAAGATGAGCTTCGTCGTGTCGGGCGCGTAGGCAGCCGCGATCAAATGCGGCGTATGGGCAGCAGGGATGAACTCCGTCGTATTGGGAGTCGTGAGGAACTGGGGCGACTTTCTCGCCCTGCCAGTCGGGGTAAACTCAGCCGGATGAACAGCCAAGAACAATTCCCACatccacccccacccccaccacATATGAGTCGCCAAGCGAGCCGGGACCAACTCGCTCCCACTCTTACTTCGCCATTGATCCTCTCTCGTCCTGGCTCGCGCGACCAGCTAGCCCTCTCACGCTCGGCTTCGCGGGATAAACTCACCCAATCTCGTCCAGCTTCGTTTAATGCCAAGGGCCGACTGGATACAAGCCAAGACGTCCGGAACGCAGTGAGGAGACTCGAAGTTACCAAACAGGCACTATACGACGCCGGTGTCACACTGCTCCTCGCCAGCCAGACGGTGCATGTGGCCGTCTTGCGAAGCGCAGGAAGCGCACCCGCCCCTCCCAAAGTAGCCACCCGGGGCGTAGATACCAATGCTCTCAACCTAGTCTCCCTTTCGATCTCTACCATCCGCGAGAACCAGCGCGAAATGACCGATCTCCTCGACGCACTGGCCAAAACCGACGGTCCCGAATTCTACGTCTCGCGTGAGACCAAACGGGACACGCTCATGTCTTCGACCAATTACTCCCAGTCTTATCGCACTACGACAGATACAGATATGTATTCCCGTACAGATACCTACCCGAGCTCGATCCGCTCGCCGGTGGACGACCACTTGGCGACGCTATACGGTGGAGACGGCAGTACCTTTGGCGACTCGATCTACGGCGCCGAGTTTGGAGCCGGAGTCGGTCGGGACAGGGTGGACAGCGTAGGGCGAGACAGTCGATTCGACAGCATCGGACGCGACAGCCGATTCGACAGTATCGGACGCGATGGGCTCAACGACGCACCCGGGTCGTACGGCCGCGCATATCCCGAGCGCGGGGTGTGGGACAAGACCCACCCGGGCGAAAAACCGCGCCAGCCGCTCAAGCATTTGGATTCGGCCGTGTCGTTGCCTCAGAGCGACTTGTCGACCGAGTCGTTGGGATACGCGCCGCAGGGACAGGGGAACTATTCTCGTTCGGGTACGGCGTTGGGCAAGACTCGGCCGGATTCGTTGGATTTGTTGAGTGATGCTGAGAGTGATGTTGAGAAGGACGGCCACG GGAATCGTGGTCCACCCCGGGTGAACAACAAGATTCTCAAGTTGTTAGGCGACGACGCGGCTGCTGAACTTGCCAGGAGTGGGGGTGCGATAACCCCTACCCCGATCGTCGATACCACGCCTTGGTACCTCAAACCGACATACAACGACCCATCGCAGATCTTGTTCAATACTGACGGCGGTGTTCGGGGCGGCACGCTTCCAGCCCTGGTCGAGCGCCTAACCATGCACGATCAAATGGACTCGACGTTTATCGATGCGTTTTTGATGACTTATAAATCGTTCACGACGATCCACGAGTTGTTCCAGCTGTTGGTCGAACGGTTCAGGATTCAACCGCCTGAAGGACTTGCCCCTGCCGAGTTGGACGAGTGGGTCGAGAAGAAGCAGAAGCCTGTTCGTGTGCG GGTGGTGAACATCTTCAAGAAGATGCTGTTGGATCCGTCGGTTATTGACAAAGAGGATAGTAGCATTTTGAACAATATCAGGAGCTTTGCGTCAGAGATTATGCGGGATGTCACTCCTGCTGAACAACTCATCATGTTTGTTGATCGTATA CAAAAACAAGGAGATTCCCTCGGGCGCAAGTACACCGTTACAACAACATCCGCCGTCCCTACCCCCCTCGTCCCCAAATCCGGCAAACGGCTTAAACTTCTCGACATTGACCCTCTCGAACTCGCACGTCAGCTCACCTTGCTCGAAAGCAAACAGTACAATGCTATCAAGCCTATCGAATGTCTCGCCCGTGCACGGGACGAACCGGCCGAGAACGATAGCATCAAAACGATCATCACGACCACAAACAAGATCGCAAGCTGGGTCGCATTTTCGGTCCTGGACAAGGATGAGCCGCGTCGTCGAGGAAACACTATCAAGCATTTCATTCACGTTGCCGAG AGATGCCGGGCATTGCATAATTATTCGACTATGGCTGCGCTGATTGCCGGTTTGAACTCTCCCCCTATTCGAAGGCTGAAACGCACTTGGGATTCAGTGCCGGCTAAAATTACGGCCATTTTGGATGATGTTGAAGGGACGCTCGATTCCGGCAAGAATTTCACGGCGTACAAGCAGAGACTCAAGACGGTTGATACGGCTTGTGTGCCCTTCCTTG GCGTCTACCTTACTGTCTTGACCTTTATACAAGACGGAAACAAGGATTTCATTTCCAAGGAACAAGGGATCATCAACTTTGGGAAGCGTCAAAAGGCTGCCGAGGTCATTCGGGAGATCCAGAGCTATCAGGCCAAGCAATATCAACTCGCGATCGTGGATCAGATCCAGACATTTATCGAGGATTCCTTGGGAAATGTAGATGAAAAGGCGGATTATTGGGAGACAAGTATGCTATTGGAGCCACGAGAACGTGAAGACGAGAAGATGACTCGCATGCTGCAGGAGAGCGGCTTCCTGTAA
- a CDS encoding Transmembrane alpha-helix domain — protein MSTGNLPPWDPSNFYFDLPGSIPRCSNATWDYESIESSNPQPKAPYHAVFYAGGYEPYRIQFNNTNLTGKLGWIANLPVDIAFGVSMFDVENYTSGMLERTVSMTPRAGCNLANPLKPSTLDVEVTGESGQCQMSWVNIKNGTPPYQLEIAPIGRHQKTIHFMTSPLGFVLDMSTGLDYWLAVYDSAGHSAVMGSYKVSVTSETACLEAASTVTAGRFSTMYPGGTTTFATSTAATATSTSSLSNTGQLKRPAIIAIAVAVPVAVIFVVALLIWFCYERHRRRNDSEEKAEIEPSYAYPDAQYANRAGTPVTGSLRDASSGYYSPPLATPYSPPPTSTGNRSTIYTTGDAPTAERSSMILSEKRRHLINPDAHSSGPINAEPFDPELLSGPSKTQSEPAPSPPAYSASS, from the exons ATGTCCACTGGTAACCTACCTCCATGGGATCCGTCCAACTTCTACTTTGAT CTGCCGGGAAGCATTCCGCGATGCTCTAATGCTACCTGGGACTATGAGAGTATTGAATCCTCTAATCCCCAGCCCAAAGCACCCTATCATGCCGTATTCTACGCAGGAGGATACGAGCCGTACCGTATTCAATTCAATAATACGA ATTTGACCGGGAAATTGGGCTGGATTGCCAATCTCCCTGTGGATATTGCGTTTGGGGTTTCCATGTTTGACGTGGAGAACTATACTAGTGGG ATGCTGGAAAGAACTGTATCAATGACGCCTCGAGCGGGTTGTAATCTTGCGAACCCACTGAAGCCTTCGACATTAGATGTCGAAGTAACAGGAGAAAG TGGACAATGTCAGATGTCCTGGGTCAATATCAAGAACGGAACTCCACCTTACCAGCTAGAAATTGCGCCCATT GGCCGACATCAAAAGACAATACACTTTATGACAAGCCCTTTA GGGTTTGTTTTGGATATGAGTACGGGTCTCGATTATTGGT TGGCAGTTTATGATTCTGCAGGACATTCGGCTGTTATGGGGTCATACAAGGTTTCTGTGACATCTGAGACTGCCTGTTTGGAGGCAGCATCAACTGTGACTGCCGGAAGATTCTCAACGATGTACCCCGGAGGAACGACTACATTTGCCACGAGCACAGCTGCGACAGCTACATCCACCTCCTCACTGTCGAATACTGGTCAGTT AAAAAGGCCTGCAATAATTGCTATAGCCGTTGCTGTTCCAGTAGCCGTCATATTTGTGGTAGCGCTTCTCATATGGTTCTGCTATGAACGACACCGTCGAAGGAACGATTCCGAAGAAAAGGCCGAAATCGAACCCTCATACGCCTACCCTGATGCCCAATATGCTAACAGAGCGGGAACCCCCGTGACCGGGTCCCTTCGCGATGCGAGCAGCGGATACTATAGTCCTCCGCTTGCAACCCCGTATTCACCTCCACCTACGTCAACAGGGAACAGGAGTACTATCTATACCACCGGAGATGCACCCACAGCCGAGCGTTCAAGCATGATTCTCTCAGAGAAACGTCGACACCTTATCAATCCGGATGCACACAGTTCCGGCCCAATAAATGCTGAGCCATTTGATCCTGAATTACTTTCTGGACCGTCAAAGACACAGTCAGAACCCGCACCATCACCTCCTGCCTATTCAGCGTCCTCTTGA
- a CDS encoding Transmembrane alpha-helix domain has product MSARNPPWDPSNFYFDTNALAVAGTIPQCSNATWEYWSINTANPLPKAPYHGVFYAGGYEPYRVQFHNRDLTGKLNWTANLPEGIAFGSSMFDSEDYTSGMLERTTTFTPQPGCNVTNPLTPSTLDVEVTGDSGQCQMSWINIKNGTPPYRLEIAPLGRHQKTIHFLTSPLIWGRALIIGWWRMIRGALGRSSTVTAGRFSTMYPGGTTTFTTSATATATSMPSNGLAVPAIIGVAVAVPIVSIIIIALLIFFCYKRHRRGNELEEKPDIEPVYYPGIQYTPVPTTGTSLTFAGSHHGGSSNGL; this is encoded by the exons ATGTCCGCGAGAAACCCTCCGTGGGACCCATCGAACTTCTACTTTGAT ACAAACGCACTTGCAGTTGCCGGAACTATCCCACAATGTTCTAATGCTACTTGGGAATATTGGAGTATTAACACCGCGAACCCCCTACCCAAAGCACCTTATCATGGTGTGTTCTATGCCGGAGGATACGAGCCTTATCGCGTACAATTCCACAATAGGG ACCTGACTGGGAAATTAAACTGGACTGCAAATTTACCAGAGGGTATTGCATTCGGATCTTCCATGTTCGACTCGGAGGACTACACTAGTGGC ATGCTGGAAAGAACCACGACGTTTACGCCCCAACCAGGGTGTAATGTGACAAACCCTCTCACGCCTTCGACACTTGACGTTGAAGTAACAGGAGATAG TGGGCAGTGCCAGATGTCCTGGATCAACATCAAGAATGGTACACCGCCGTACAGACTAGAGATTGCACCCCTT GGCCGACATCAAAAGACAATACACTTTCTGACAAGCCCTTTG ATATGGGGGCGGGCCTTGATTATTGGC TGGTGGCGTATGATTCGCGGGGCACTCGGCCGTT CATCAACCGTAACCGCCGGAAGGTTTTCAACGATGTACCCCGGAGGAACGACTACCTTTACCACCAGTGCGACTGCAACAGCTACTTCTATGCCATCAAACGGACT AGCGGTCCCTGCAATAATTGGCGTGGCAGTCGCTGTTCCGATAGTTTCAATCATCATTATAGCACTACTCATATTTTTCTGCTATAAGCGACACCGCCGAGGAAATGAACTCGAAGAAAAGCCCGATATCGAGCCAGTATACTATCCTGGAATTCAATATACgccagtcccaacaacaGGAACCTCCCTCACTTTCGCAGGATCACATCATGGTGGCTCGAGTAATGGATTGTAG
- a CDS encoding multistep phosphorelay regulator 1 translates to MSAPTSPSAARRFTSPPPPTSPPAVAASPVPVPASAAATPASPAAARAGSVKPATPRSQAATPAPISTQANSQESEDGKAIETLDIDESVFNQITEMDEEDDCEFSSDIVRDYFKQAITTLGELNDALNQKDFATLSSKGHFLKGSSAALGVKKVQESCEHIQHYGHKRDEIKGVDLTEPQALRRIELLMPRLEKDYESAKAWLINYYSNRGVDLEEDE, encoded by the exons ATGTCTGCTCCTACCTCGCCCTCGGCTGCACGCCGCTTCACCAGTCCGCCTCCACCCACCTCTCCTCCTGCTGTCGCTGCCTCTCCGGTCCCTGTGCCTGCCTCTGCTGCCGCCACTCCAGCTAGTCCTGCCGCCGCCCGTGCCGGCTCTGTCAAGCCAGCCACGCCGAGAAGCCAAGCGGCCACTCCGGCACCCATCTCCACCCAAGCCAACTCCCAAGAATCAGAAGATGGCAAG GCCATCGAGACATTGGACATTGACGAAAGCGTGTTCAACCAAATAACCGAGAtggatgaagaggatgatTGCGAATTTTCCAGTGATATTGTCCGCGATTATTTCAAGCAAGCTATCACGACACTCGGAGAGCTGAACGATGCCCT AAACCAAAAGGACTTCGCGACTCTCTCGTCCAAAGGTCACTTTTTGAAAGGTTCATCTGCGGCGCTCGGGGTGAAAAAAGTCCAAGAGTCTTGCGAGCATATCCAACattacggccacaagcgagACGAGATCAAGGGTGTCGATCTCACCGAACCCCAAGCATTACGTCGCATCGAACTTCTCATGCCGAGGCTGGAAAAGGACTACGAATCGGCAAAGGCTTGGTTGATAAACTACTATAGTAATCGAGGCGTCGATCTTGAAGAGGACGAGTAA
- a CDS encoding UDP-galactose transporter codes for MSVLRLALCVAGVYSMFLIWGVAQERLSTPFPHIHGGEPERFRSVLLMNTAQSLASAISALLYIIITRKSGQTFTQMLGLGSQTSLQQNGSAKSNGVAKANGHASPKVVDVPKRVLLGRFLQCAVLITCAAPFGFAALGHISYPTMVLGKSCKLVPVMLMNVVLYRRKFAPYKYLVVATVTAGITIFMYMSNSPTKHKGAAESSLFGLFLLLINLLLDGAVNSTQDEIFSRYKISGQQMMFWINTFSTLITTFLMFAPLPHIPTIHPGQGGVAEWASAIDYIRTHPRSFHPLVQFAFTGAIGQLFIFETLQHFGSLTLVTITLTRAFIVFVGISIEAWVKRQEVHAKRVIAEKEKAKIKDL; via the exons ATGTCTGTTTTAAG GCTGGCTCTTTGCGTAGCCGGCGTCTATTCAATGTTCCTA ATCTGGGGCGTTGCACAAGAACGAC TTTCTACCCCGTTTCCTCATATTCATGGTGGAGAACCAGAACGCTTCCGGTCCGTTCTTTTAATGAATACGGCCCAGAGTCTAGCCAGTGCTATATCAGCGCTCTTATACATAATTATTACTCGTAAATCTGGCCAAACATTCACCCAGATGCTCGGACTCGGCTCCCAGACATCTCTCCAGCAAAACGGTTCAGCCAAGTCTAACGGAGTTGCAAAAGCAAATGGACACGCATCTCCAAAGGTTGTGGATGTCCCAAAACGCGTCTTGCTGGGGCGTTTCCTTCAATGCGCTGTACTGATTACCTGCGCTGCTCCTTTTGGCTTTGCTGCTCTTGGCCACATTTCTTACCCCACCATGGTCTTAGGGAAGTCTTGCAAACTCGTTCCTGTGATGCTTATGAACGTGGTGCTTTACCGACGCAAGTTTGCACCCTACAAGTACCTCGTGGTCGCGACCGTGACTGCCGGAATCACCATCTTCATGTACATGAGCAATTCTCCCACCAAGCATAAAGGCGCAGCCGAGTCGAGCTTGTTCGGGCTTTTCCTTTTACTCATCAACCTACTCTTAGATGGAGCTGTCAACTCTACTCAGGATGAAATCTTCAGCCGCTACAAGATCTCAGGCCAACAAATGATGTTCTGGATCAACACGTTCTCTACGCTCATCACCACTTTCTTGATGTTCGCACCCCTGCCTCATATCCCAACAATTCATCCCGGTCAGGGAGGTGTTGCCGAATGGGCCTCCGCCATAGACTATATACGCACCCACCCTCGTAGCTTTCATCCGCTCGTTCAATTCGCATTTACTGGCGCTATCGGCCAGCTATTCATCTTTGAAACTCTGCAACACTTTGGATCACTTACACTAGT GACGATCACATTGACCC GTGCCTTTATTGTGTTCGTGGGTATCTCCATTGAAGCTTGGGTAAAACGACAAG AGGTCCATGCTAAGCGAGTGATCGCTGAAAAAGAAAAGGCCAAGATCAAGGACCTATAG